Proteins encoded in a region of the Sander lucioperca isolate FBNREF2018 chromosome 18, SLUC_FBN_1.2, whole genome shotgun sequence genome:
- the nkx2.2a gene encoding homeobox protein Nkx-2.2a isoform X2 translates to MSLTNTKTGFSVKDILDLPDTNDEEGSITGAEEDTEGSETTSTTKNTGVLVQSPLENVPNLPLKNPFYDSSDNPYTRWLATTDSIQYSLFLPFLAAVHGLSASSQDSAKSPEPSADDESPDNDKETSSSGGSDSGKKRKRRVLFSKAQTYELERRFRQQRYLSAPEREHLASLIRLTPTQVKIWFQNHRYKMKRARAEKGMEVTHLPSPRRVAVPVLVRDGKPCHTLKAQDLAATFQAGIPFSAYSAQSLQHMQYNAQYSAAATPQFPAHHLVQTQQWTW, encoded by the exons ATGTCGTTGACCAACACAAAGACGGGCTTTTCTGTAAAGGACATTTTGGACCTTCCTGACACAAATGACGAAGAAGGATCTATCACCGGAGCGGAGGAAGACACGGAGGGATCGGAGACCACGTCCACGACAAAAAACACTGGAGTTTTGGTGCAAAGTCCTCTAGAAAACGTTCCTAATCTGCCTTTAAAGAACCCCTTTTATGACAGTAGTGACAATCCTTACACACGATGGCTTGCTACTACGGACAGTATTCAATATTCAT TGTTTCTCCCGTTTCTTGCCGCAGTGCACGGTCTATCCGCCAGCTCTCAGGACTCGGCCAAGTCCCCGGAGCCGTCTGCGGACGATGAATCGCCGGACAACGACAAGGAAACTTCCAGCAGCGGCGGCAGCGACTCCGGCAAGAAACGGAAAAGGAGGGTGTTGTTTTCCAAGGCGCAAACCTACGAGCTGGAGCGTCGCTTCAGGCAGCAGAGGTACCTGTCCGCCCCGGAGAGGGAGCACCTGGCCAGCCTGATTCGCCTCACCCCGACCCAGGTGAAGATCTGGTTCCAGAACCACCGGTATAAGATGAAGAGAGCCCGGGCCGAGAAAGGTATGGAAGTGACCCATCTCCCTTCTCCCAGGCGGGTGGCCGTGCCCGTCTTAGTCAGGGATGGAAAGCCTTGTCACACTCTTAAAGCTCAGGACTTGGCGGCCACTTTTCAGGCCGGGATCCCCTTCTCGGCTTATAGTGCCCAGTCACTCCAACACATGCAGTATAACGCGCAGTACAGCGCCGCGGCCACGCCACAGTTCCCAGCACATCACTTGGTGCAAACGCAACAGTGGACTTGGTGA
- the nkx2.2a gene encoding homeobox protein Nkx-2.2a isoform X1, which yields MSLTNTKTGFSVKDILDLPDTNDEEGSITGAEEDTEGSETTSTTKNTGVLVQSPLENVPNLPLKNPFYDSSDNPYTRWLATTDSIQYSLHGLSASSQDSAKSPEPSADDESPDNDKETSSSGGSDSGKKRKRRVLFSKAQTYELERRFRQQRYLSAPEREHLASLIRLTPTQVKIWFQNHRYKMKRARAEKGMEVTHLPSPRRVAVPVLVRDGKPCHTLKAQDLAATFQAGIPFSAYSAQSLQHMQYNAQYSAAATPQFPAHHLVQTQQWTW from the exons ATGTCGTTGACCAACACAAAGACGGGCTTTTCTGTAAAGGACATTTTGGACCTTCCTGACACAAATGACGAAGAAGGATCTATCACCGGAGCGGAGGAAGACACGGAGGGATCGGAGACCACGTCCACGACAAAAAACACTGGAGTTTTGGTGCAAAGTCCTCTAGAAAACGTTCCTAATCTGCCTTTAAAGAACCCCTTTTATGACAGTAGTGACAATCCTTACACACGATGGCTTGCTACTACGGACAGTATTCAATATTCAT TGCACGGTCTATCCGCCAGCTCTCAGGACTCGGCCAAGTCCCCGGAGCCGTCTGCGGACGATGAATCGCCGGACAACGACAAGGAAACTTCCAGCAGCGGCGGCAGCGACTCCGGCAAGAAACGGAAAAGGAGGGTGTTGTTTTCCAAGGCGCAAACCTACGAGCTGGAGCGTCGCTTCAGGCAGCAGAGGTACCTGTCCGCCCCGGAGAGGGAGCACCTGGCCAGCCTGATTCGCCTCACCCCGACCCAGGTGAAGATCTGGTTCCAGAACCACCGGTATAAGATGAAGAGAGCCCGGGCCGAGAAAGGTATGGAAGTGACCCATCTCCCTTCTCCCAGGCGGGTGGCCGTGCCCGTCTTAGTCAGGGATGGAAAGCCTTGTCACACTCTTAAAGCTCAGGACTTGGCGGCCACTTTTCAGGCCGGGATCCCCTTCTCGGCTTATAGTGCCCAGTCACTCCAACACATGCAGTATAACGCGCAGTACAGCGCCGCGGCCACGCCACAGTTCCCAGCACATCACTTGGTGCAAACGCAACAGTGGACTTGGTGA